The DNA segment ACTTTTAGGTGGGTTTATAAGTTGGCATATTATTTACTTAGTTTTTAAagtcaatttatttattatcatagtTTTAACCATTAATTTTTAGGTTGAAATTATAACTacaattctttatttattaacaaagaCATATAAACtaatcatctttttttttttcttttttctgttgaATTTAGGTACTAGTTACCTACTAAAGACAAAAATGTTTGGTTAAGGAAGATGTGAAGGACATGGGTTGAAGATAATTGTTGCTTAGAAAGTTTAGGATCTTAAATAGATAGCACATAGATGTGTGTGTGAATGAGATAATGAGTGGTGTTTTTCAAAGTATTATGTGGCGTGCATTTGCAGGCAAAACATTTCAATCATGAGTGTAGTCTTATTAGtgaccaaaaaaaaaactcctcAGTTTGGTGTTAGTATATAGTCCAACAAGCCTACCCAAAAATGGagatttttcttctcttattttcttttttctaatcgTATTATTCCATTCAccctaatattttaataaataccttcctaaatgaaaataataatttaaaattaaaatattacattatttattaacatattgTTATCAAAAGCTATGTCTTGATTAGAGAGTgctattttttaatctattattacTTTGAAGCAAAGATGTACTTTAGCATTAAAAGAAAGGCACCACATCGACAAGAGTTGTTAAGGAAAAGTTAAACCTGAATGATTGAGAGTAAGAAGTTTAAGGGAAAGAGTGAACAGAACTATTGACTATAGTGTTAGTAGTATTGTTGTGTAGTGAAAACGGTGCGTTTAAACTTTATGGGAATAGGAGTAGGTAATGCGGGTGCCAGCTGTTACCATATCACTCTTCTTCTCTGctattcttctcttctcttcttcatcactgctcAGATTCTTCCATTAGGGTTTCCTTTTTCCACCCGATCCATATTTCCTTTTCTGCAACTATTCCTTCGTCGATTTCATTTTACACTTCTCGCCGTTCCACGGTAcgctttttatctttttttttttgttatgttccTAAATCAATCATAATCtctctgtttgtttctttctttcggCACTTGTTAACTCGAatcttgtatttttttgttgtcATATTTGACATTTCTATTTTTGGCTTGTCAAATTTGGATTTGGTGATCGTGCTGCTTAGTGTTCGTTTTTTAGTACAAAGAGGAAAAATAGCTGTTTGTTTTCCTGTCCATCTGGACCCGTGTGTGTAATCTGTTTGTTCACTCTGCTTCTAAGGAACTTAGTCATTGCTATAGTTGTCTTGTCgctttttggttttttctttaactGGAATTGTTACCTCACTGAGTTAATTATGTAATCTAATCCAAGTTAGTAGGttcactttattattttattcgttTATTTTGGCCTAAATCTTGTTGACCTGCTAGAGTACTTGTTCTATTTTGTCTTGTTATTTTTGAAGTGTAATATCTTCTTGTAGGAACTtgcagaaagaaaaacaaaatcctaGGGTTTAAAAAGCACTGCTGTGTGCACTGCCCTATCTCaaaattccattttttattGCTCACTCAAAAAAATTCCTGCTAAATGCATCTCAAATTTTTTTCAGGCTTGATAGTCTTGGAGTATAGTCTCACTGGTTTTGACCTGTGCAGTAGCATGTTTGTGTTGGCTTCGGCTATTAGGTAGCGGTTTGGAATTGTACTTGATTGTCCTCTTTCAACAACCTAAACTTTTCTCTGACTTTAATCACAGATCTTGAGCTTGGGGGTATTACATCATTCCTACACTGCTATGTGGTACCAATTGGCTTATCACCGGCAACTGCCACTCTGTTCTAGTGTGTAGAGCTCAATGGTACCAGAGGGCTAGAGAGTTATGGGCTGCTCTCAGGATGCTAATGGTTATAGGGGTAAGACTAGTACATTTTGATGGATGCTTCCTTGTCAGTGGTTCATTAATTTACTGTTTAGTTTTTCATAAGCTTTAGTCCTGAAACTGTGCAAACTCTTGTATGGGTTATTTTTGAGGTAATACGTACCAACAAATTCATCAGTCTGTTTTAAATGTCTGTTGGATCAAAGCACAATTGTATGCATTGCGgtcttttcttttaacattttgtTCTAGGAATTATACCTCCTGTTAAGTGGTGATTAAATTGTTGCAGGTTTCTTTTACTGTCAGCTAATTCTCTTTATCGTGTGGCTTCCTACTTTTCAAGATGTGACAGCACGAGAAGTACATGCTGACCATAGAAGAATTACTTCTCTGGTAGAGTTAGTTAAGCAACCCGCTTCTGGTGAATCTGGACTCTTTGACCCTATAGAAATATCACCTGCTGTCTTACCAAAATTCCCGTATCCCTCTGAGTCTTTGCCACCAATGTATCCTACTTTCCCAACCAGATATGAACCAGTTTTAACGGGAAAATGTCCCGTGAACTTTTCCCATCCAGGTATATCGAATATACTAGATAGAACAGCATCTGATTGCTCTGGACCTTTAGCAGCCCTTGTAGGGAATGTAATATGTTGTCCTCAGTTTAGTAGCTTGATCCACATCTTCCAGGGTTTCTACAGCATGAAATCCGATGATTTGGTTCTACCTAACGCTGTTTCCAATCATTGTTTTTCTGATATCATTAGTATTCTAGCCAGTAGAGGGGCTAATAGTACGATCCCTACACTATGCTCCATAAAATCATCTAACTTTACAGGCGGGTCATGTCCTGTGAAGGATGATATTACTCTCGAAAAAACAGTCAATACAAGTAAGTTAGTTGAGGCGTGCAGCACTGTTGATCCACTTAAAGAATGCTGCAGACCTGTTTGCCAGCCTGCCATAATGGATGCAGCCCTACAGATTTCTGGAAGACAAACGACGattaacaataatgaaaatatggCCGGGGAAGTGAATCACACTGACTATCTTAATGATTGTAAAGGTGTGGTTTATTCATATCTTTCCAAAAAGCTATCATTTGAAGCTGCAAATACTGCATTCCGGATACTGTCTGCCTGCAAAGTCAATAAAGGTACACTGTTGaactatttcatttttaatttaatttaattgaatttatttatagtttaggATATTGTCAGTGACGCAGCCAATTGTATCATTAATGGATAAATTAGAATTAGAATGTGGGGAAAGGAAATTAGGTGATTTTGTATTACTGGCCTTACTGTACCTTATTccacattattttttgttttctgtgtaTTGGTTTATATTCTTGTGACCTGTTACTTGGGTGATTTCACATTTTATCTATATTTCCTTTATAGTAAAGAAGATATTGAGTTCCATTAGGAAAAGGTTGGaatttgtgtgtttttcttttaggCAAACTAAAATGGCCAGAATGTtgttttatatgatattttacttGAATTTTACATTTCTCAGATGCATGCACTTTATGTTTTGAGATGGAGGATATACCTGGACCCGAATGGGAATGACATATAGTTAAAATTGTGTTTTGTAAATTGAATTGTAATCTTGTTTCACCGGTTTTTCAACACTTGTAAAGAGTAAATATTGCCTGTGCAGTTTGTCCTTTGAGTTTTAAGGAGCCTGCTGAAGTAATCAGTTCATGTAAGAATGTAGCTGCCCCTAGTCCTTCCTGTTGTAGTTCATTGAACGCGTATATTGCTGGGATACAAAAGCAAATGTTAATTACAAATAAACAAGCTATAATATGTGCAACACTTTTTGGATCTATGTTGCGTGGAGGTGGAGTGATGACAAATATTTATGAGCTTTGTGATGTTGATTTGAAAGATTTCAGCATACAAGGTATTTATCCTGCTCAAGCTTAATTGATATGTGCTGCCCATGGCCACTTTTTGAATTTCTCTGATCTAATTCCTCTGTTGTGGTTCTGCATGATTCTGGTGCGGCAGCTTATGGACAACAAGGTTTGCTCTTATTTCTAGCGCTTGCATTTTCTTCAGAGCTGTTGTTTCTAGTTCACTAACCTATTTACACGCTGGTTAATACAACAGCACTTGGTTTTTGTCATCATAGAGTGGGGAATTTGTgatataatatttgataattgaATGCAGCAATCATGCTATTTAGGAATTATTCCCATTCCTGTCAGAAAGTTGATGGATTAGGTTGTTAGTTGAACTTGGCAGGCGGGATTAGGAGGGATGCATTCTAGGTTCATTAGAATACAATCGTGGATCATCTCATAATAAAAGTAGTTCCGTTGAGCAGAGAAAAAAGCTGCTTTTAAAGCACAGTGTATTAGTGCTTGACTTTTGTCAAGGGATAATTGGTAAATAATATGTTTGTTGGTTTATATGCAGGATGTTTACTTCGGAGCTTGCCTGGAGATGTGATATTTGACAATTCATCCGGCTTTAGCTTTACATGTGATTTGACTGACAACATTGCTGCGCCCTGgccatcatcatcttcaatggCATCTTTGTCACTCTGTGCTCCCGGTATGTTTTTGGAGAAAATTACTGTCTCTTTTATTGCATGGTGCTGATATTACAAAATACTATTTGCATTTGCTTAACTATTGTCCGTTTCCATTTTGGCAGAGATGTCATTACCAGCTCTCCCAACTtcacaaacattaaaaaataatggtaAGTCCCATtttgaagtttattttatatactgaTACTGATCTGGCTGTTAGTTCAACGAATATAATACACATCTTTAATGTTTCACGTTTTCTTGTACAGTGCACACCCTAGTTTTACGCCTATGATATGATTAGATTTTTTTGGCCTGTCTCAAATTCATCGTGGTCAAATTGTTGCAGAGCCAAATTTTGACATTATGAACATGGTGGATTTTGCAGGTTGTAATTCCGGTGGCGTTGGATTGCTTTTgcttattttttcatttttcatcttcagtACGCTGTTGTGTTGAAGAGATTTTAGGGTTTAGAAGTGTGTCAGGAAGGCAGTTCAATGTGTCTTTGGTGTGGCTTTTGAATGTATATTTTTGAATGGCCTCATTGTATAGAAATCGCCCTTTTTCTCCACATTTCCTCGTGTCTTCCTTCTTGTATGTTCTGAGCAGATCATTCCGGAGTTAGTGCTCATTTGATTTAGGATCCATAATTGTGCTGTGAAGGGttcgattatttttttttttttgctgaatTGCTGACAAGCAGATGCTAGATTACCGCTAAAGTTTACTATGGCAGCATCAGGGACTGACTAACACTGATTTGGAAAAGGGGTTATGGAACATACTGACTTGGATGATGTTTCCATGCCAATGGTATGCCCCATTCGGAACTGGCAAAGTTGACTTTGACCATCCATAAGGGCAGCTATTAAAGTATCTGACTAATCATTAGACATTTAGATGTGATTAGAGTTTAACACCATACTAATTCATTGGAAGAGTCTGGAGTTTAACTGGAGAGTATCTCTTCAAGGTAAAACTTTCAGGATATTGGGTGTTAAAACCCGTTCAAAAAAGTGCTATATTTGCCCCAAGCTAATACATACCAAATGATTAATTCGCAGAATagcatattaaaaaaaatgcataaataacatgaaaatgcTTCTAATTTTGTGtggatattattatttaaatgcaGTGTTCGGTGACACCAGTTTTTTGAAAGGTTAAGATAGTTTTAAGAAGTTATTATTCCGTGACATAAAATCCAAACTATATAAACCCGTGTCAGCATATTTGTGAAGAAAACGTTTTTTACCATAGGATATTtagaaattttacaattaattgaATTAGAAATTGGACGAAG comes from the Vigna radiata var. radiata cultivar VC1973A chromosome 2, Vradiata_ver6, whole genome shotgun sequence genome and includes:
- the LOC106756472 gene encoding uncharacterized GPI-anchored protein At1g61900, translating into MGCSQDANGYRGFFYCQLILFIVWLPTFQDVTAREVHADHRRITSLVELVKQPASGESGLFDPIEISPAVLPKFPYPSESLPPMYPTFPTRYEPVLTGKCPVNFSHPGISNILDRTASDCSGPLAALVGNVICCPQFSSLIHIFQGFYSMKSDDLVLPNAVSNHCFSDIISILASRGANSTIPTLCSIKSSNFTGGSCPVKDDITLEKTVNTSKLVEACSTVDPLKECCRPVCQPAIMDAALQISGRQTTINNNENMAGEVNHTDYLNDCKGVVYSYLSKKLSFEAANTAFRILSACKVNKVCPLSFKEPAEVISSCKNVAAPSPSCCSSLNAYIAGIQKQMLITNKQAIICATLFGSMLRGGGVMTNIYELCDVDLKDFSIQAYGQQGCLLRSLPGDVIFDNSSGFSFTCDLTDNIAAPWPSSSSMASLSLCAPEMSLPALPTSQTLKNNGCNSGGVGLLLLIFSFFIFSTLLC